The Bacteroides ovatus genomic interval CATTTTAAGTGATTGTTTTTAGAAGTTTTGTAACTGATGCAAAAGTAACCGAAAGGCAAAACTTTCCGTTGCAGGATTGTCCAAAAGGTGTTTGAACTCTGCTTTTTAAGTTTTGATTTTGTTGAAAAAGGTTTTAAATTTCTCCAATATGCCCTAATTAAGGCATATTGGAGAGAATGAGGACTATTCCCAATTCGGATTTTGATTAAATTTAATCATCAAGTCCATGTCTCTTTGTGGAATGGGAAATAGTTCATGCTTACCTTTTACAGTATGTCTGTAAACAACATAATTAAATTCAGTTTCCGCAGTCCACCAGTTAAGCAAATCATTGTATGTTTTTTGAATAGTTTCATAATATATTCCCCAGCGGATTAAATCCATGCGGCGGTGTCCTTCAAAAGCCAGCTCATAAGCTCTTTCTTGATAGACTGCTTTACGAAAATCTTCTTCATTTAAATCTTTTAAATCACAAATACTCGTCTTACTAGGATTACCAAATCCACGACGGCGCACCATATTGATCGCTTCATAAGCTTCATCAGTAGGTCCATGTTTCCATTCATTCAAAGCCTCTGCGTAAAGTAAAAGTACATCTGCATAACGTAGGAAATACCAATTAACATTTGATTTATCGTTATTGATTAATTTACTGGTGGTTACATATTTTTCAATGTCCCATTTAGCAGGTGTATAATTTTGTTTTTCTTTTTGTCCTTTACTGGGGTCTTTGTCTTTTTCTTTAGCAGAATAATCGGTATCATTTTTTCCTTTTGTCCAAAGTACTTTATCATCATCGTATTTATAATTGGCAACGGAAAGATCGCAGCGTAAGTCTTGAGGATGTTCACGCCATTCTGTTACGAAAGTATGCACCACTTTCACATTTCCTGCGCAACTTCCACGCTGTCCTGCGATTGATGTGGTTTTAACTCCATTCCATTTTCCAATACGGCCTACAGGGTCACTGTTTCCTGAAACGGTAGGGGAGTAAAATGATATTTCGATCAAGCTTTCTGTTGGGTCCCAAACCCCGTTACAAGTGTTTTTCCATAATTGTTCGTAATCAGATAGAAGAGCATGTTTGCCGGATTCTATTAAAGTACGCGCGGTTTTAGCGGCTTCTTCCCATTTTGACTCATCATATACAGGATATCCTGCCCATGTGGCGTAAACTTTTGATAATAAGCCTAGAGCAGCCCCCCTGGAAAAACGATAGCTGTTATCGATGCGGTATTGGTCATCTTGTGCATAGGGCAGTATTCTACTAGCGTAAAGCAGGTCATCTTCGATGAATTCATACACTTTTTCCGGTTTTACTTGAACAAATGTTCTTGGATCTTGTTTCGACATTTCTGTATTGGTCATAAGAGCAATATTACCATATCTGCGCACTAATTCAAAGTAAAACATAGCTCTTAAAGCTCTTGCTTCAGCTATATATAAAGTGGCCAATTGACGGTCGGTATCTGAGTATGTATTTATTTTGCTTGAGATTCTTTCTAGAAAATCATTCGCATTATAGACACCGGCATACAAAGATGACCAAGTAGTTTGTACTTCCGATTGAGTGGTAGGAAATGCATTGGCTGGTATGATACGATAGTTCTCCGTACTATTTCCTTCTGCCTGCTCCATATCTGTTCCTAAATTAAACAATATAGATAAATGATAGCCATATTGTCCATCTTCTATGGTTGAACGATAAACACCTTGTAATACAATCTCTGCCTCTTTAGCATCTCGCATAAAGTTTTTCTTTTCTACATCGGTGCTGGTTTCTTCGTCTAATGTGCAAGAATTAAAAGGTAATGCACATATTACTGATATTGCTATATAGTATAGAATCTTTTTCATTGTACTTAATTTATTATTAAAATTGAATATCAAGCCCAAAAGTAAATACTTTACTCTTTGGATATGCACCCCAATCTAGTCCAGGAGTCATCGGATTGCTCCCTGCTGTACTTACTTCCGGATCATAACCACTATATCCTGTAACACAGAATAAGTTTTGTCCTGTAGCATAAACACGAAGTCTGGATACATAGAATTTACTTGTCCATTTTTTAGGTAAAGTATAACCTAATGTTATATTTTTCAAACGAAGGAATGAACCGTCTTCTACAAAACGTGAATAGACATCATTGGTAATGTATCCATTATATAAAGGTACTTTATTGGATGCATTGGTCGGACTCCAGCGATCCGCTACTTCAGCCAGCATATTTCTACGTCCGCTTCTTGATTGAGTTGAATATAGACGGGTTGCATTATAAACGTCATTGCCGTAATTGAATTGTAGCATGAAACTGAAGTCAATCCCTTTATAATTTAGTGTATTGGTGATACCTCCATACCATTTGGGGATTGCAGAACCGATGACAGTACGGTCTTTGGTTGTAATTTTACCATCTCCGTCTTGATCTTTATATTTTACTACACCCGGTCTTAAAGGCTCTTTTGTACTATAGCGCGGGTCATTAACGACTCCGTCTTTTAAATACAATGTAGGATCGCCTGGCTTTGTGTAAAAATCAGAACTTTGGTAGATCCCATCAAACTCATATCCGTAGATCAATCCTAAAGATTCACCAACTTTGGCTATGTAATCATATGCGGTGAAGTTGCTGTCGAATCCGGAACGTGCATACATCGCATCTACACCGGAAGCAAGTGACTTTAATGTATTTTTGATAAATGATATATTAAAGTTCGTATTCCAAGTAAAATCTCTTGTTTGTATGTTAATACTGTTCACATTTAATTCAAATCCTTTATTTTGGATCTTACCAATGTTCTGCATTTGTGAGTTAAAACCTGTAATGTGTGCAAGTGATTGAGCTAGCAAGAGATCTTTTGTATTTTTGATAAAGAAGTCTGCTGTAATATTTAGGCGACTATCAAAGAAACCAAGATCTACACCTAAGTTCACGGTATTGGAACCTTCCCATTTCAGGTTAGCGTTTTTGAGTTGTTTCGGTGTCAATACCGTTACTGTATTATTACCTACTCCATATTTACTAGCTTCATATAAATCTAATGATAAATAGTTTGAAATACGGTCATTACCGACAGTACCCCAACCGAAGCGAACTTTAAAGTTTGACAACCATTTTATATCTTTCATGAATGCTTCTTCAGAAACACGCCAAGCAGCTGAGAAAGAGGGAAAGTATCCCCATTTATTCTTTTGGGAGAATACAGTAGAACCATCTGCACGTATTGTCGCTGTTAATAAATAGCGATTGTCATAATTATAGTTACCACGGGCGAAGAAGGATAGTAGCATCTTGTCATTATAGCTGGAGCTCACTTTACTAGGAGTAGCTCCGATGCCTAAATTGTCATTGCCCAGATTATCAAATGGGAAATCCATCGCTTCTCCTAATAGATATTCGCTGCTTTTGAATGAAACTTCATGGCCTAACATCACATCATAAGTATGTTTTTTAATCTTTTGTTTCCATGTGAGGTTATTATAATTAGTCCAACGTACGTCGCGTCCCATTTGAGTTCGGCCATACGGCTTTTCTCCATTACGATATGCTTCTTTAGAACCTGTTTTGTAAAAAATGTCAGTTCTGCTGTCAGTTGTATTATAGGTACCAGCTGTCTTAAATGTTAATCCTTTAATAATTTGCCAGGTTATAGATGCATTGGCTGACCACATTTCTCCACGTTTATTATTAGTAACGGATTCGGTTTGCATGACAGGATTGACTTGAGCAAGGCTTTCTCCAGTCTCTAGCATTTCAGGGTCAATAGCAGAATTTAATAAATCTTCATCTGTCAGCTTCAGACCACCTGTTGGACGTGCACTTAGAATTTGTGCTAACATATTAAAACGTCCGGAGTCTGCGGAAGTTCCCACGCCTTTACGGTTCGTTTGTGCGTAATTAACTGTTGTATCAAAAGTGATGTTTTTTGTTATCTTTTGATTAAAGCGAATTTTACCTGTCGTTTTATCAAATCCACTATTCTTAAAAATACCATTTTCAATATAACGGGAAAATGAAGCTGTATATTTGGTATTATCACTACCGCCTGAGATGGATAGATTATGGTCTTGTGACCATGTCGGATTGAAAGTCTCTTCTTGCCAGTCTACTCCTTTCATTCCGATATAATCTTCCGCTGATTGATAAAGATAAGGAATTCCATTATCATCATTTCCTGATTTATAGTAGGAATTTGCATATTCGGTTTTTATTTCTCCTTGCAATTTAACGAATTCATAAGGAGAAAGTACATCTAACATTTTTGAAATCTTACGATAACTTGCAGAGCCGTTGTAGTTAATTACAGGGCGTCCTACTTTACCTGACTTGGTGGAAACCATAACCACCCCATTGGCTGCGCGCGCACCGTAGATAGCGGCAGAGGAGGCATCTTTTAAAACTTCTATAGATTCAATATCGGAGTTCGATAAATAATCGATATTATCTACTTGAAAACCATCTACGATATAAAGTGGAGAAGCATCTCCTGTTAAAGTACCTACACCACGGATGTTGATATTAAATCCAGCTCCTGGTGTACCGTCAGTTTGGGTAATTTGTACTCCGGCAATTTGTCCTCCTAAAGCCCCCATAACAGAACTGCTTTTATAGCCTTCAATGTCTTTGGAAGCGACGGATGCAACAGAACCTGTCAAATCACCTCGCTTCATGGAACCATATCCGACAACAATAACTTCGTCTAAAGTTTTATTATCTGGTACCATTTTAACATTCATAGGAGATTGTCCGGTATATTTAATCTCTTGGGTTTTATATCCAATATATGAGAAAGATATTATTGAACCTTTTGAGGTTGTTAACGTAAAGTTTCCGTCGAAGTCAGTAATAGCTCCAGTAGATGCACCTTTTACCATAACTGTTGCTCCGATAAGCGGAGTGTCTGTTTCATCTACAACAACACCTTTTACAGTTATGTTCTGGGCTTGTAAGCTGATTGTGAAAATCAGTGCTAAGAGGGTGATATACCCTCTTAGTTTTATTGATTTAGTGATTGTATTATACATAGTTAATGATGTTTTGCTCATTATTTAATAAATTTTTTGTCAAACCATATGATGATAGGTGCTATTTTCTTTCCATTTTTTAATGATTCTCCGGTTTCTGTTGTATCAACGGTGACATTTGTAAGGAAAGTCATTTCTCCAACCATAATTCCATTAGCATATTCTCCATTACTATTTTTCCAGATATTCGGACTGATATGTATAGTCAGGTCATTAGGAACTACATAGGCTAATGCTACGGATAGTCTATCCGATTGATTAGGTAATTTCTTACTATGGCTCATGTCGTATACGCTGCCGTAATATGACATCGGATTCCTAGACCCGGTTGATAGTTTTATATCCATAGCTTTATAATATGTAGTCCATAGTTCATTTAAGAATGAACCGGCAGCTCCGGGTGCTCCTTTTACTAAAGTACCTTCTGTGGGATAGTAGTTAAATGAACGGCGGTAATCTAATGCGAAATTAGAAGTTGTAGTTATTCCGTTAACTGTAACCAACGGAACTGTTGAATTACCACCATTTTTCGGATCAGCTTGGAAGACAAAAGGATTATAATGGATATGTACTCCATTATTTGCTTTTAAGTCATAATGAATAAATACAAGAGTTGTTTGAGATATTTGGCTATCTTTATCTGTTCCGGCTGTTGCTGTAACATAACAAAATCCTATTGTATTTGCTTTGACTCCATTTTTATCTGCGGGCCATGTAGCTTCTTGATTGAAACTGATTTTTCCTGTATTGCTATCGATTGTTAAGTTGTCACAATTATTTCCGTTCTTGATGCTCCATGCGACCGATACATTCCCTTTAAGCCCTGTTTGTGGACTTGGGAAAGTGAAGCTTTTTAATGTAGCATCCGCATTAGCTTCATTATCTTCTGTAATTCTAAATTGATTAGCATTATTTTCTTCTGGTACATCAATGTTGTTTCCATAACGAATATCAGTGAAGTAATTAGGATTCTCAATGATATTCAGAGTAAATGTCGCATCTGCAGGATTTTCTGCGTTTTTAGAGTTAGTCGCTCTCACGGTAAGAGGATAATTTCCTTGTGGAATAGTATTTCCCTTTTCTACAGAGATTGTTCCAGTTTGGGCGTCAAATTCTATCTGACCCTTTAATGCATCCGGTTCATTAATCAAGCTGAATTGGATATTATCTCCTTTCAACCCTTCCTTAGGACTAATGGTGAACTTTGAATATTGATATTTATCAATACTTGTTTCATATTCGAATCCTGAAATTGGCTCAATGTATTCTACGACTTGTAGTGTAAATGCATTATTGAAATCTTCTTCTCCAAAATTGTTTTTAACATGTATTGAGATGACATAGTTATTTCCACTTTGCAATCCGTGGTCTTTGTCAACGGAAAGAACTCCGGTAGTTGGATCTATTTTAATTTTATCTGTTGTAGGAGTAATATTTTTTATAGAATATTCTATTCCTTCTAATGAACCTTTAAGTGCAGGCGCATTACTCTGAAATGAGGTCTTTCCACTTTTGTCGTTTTCAGCTTCTAGCATATCTTCGTTAGGAGTGTACTCCAAACCAAAAGGTGCTGACGTGACATTTATTTCTAGTGCATTCTCAAATATTCCTTCATCTTCAGAAGAAGCTCCGGTTGTTAGTTTTAATGAGATGTTATAAATACCAGGAAGAAGTGCTGTGCTACCTTTGATAATACTTATTTTTCCACTTTTAGTGATGTCGAAGTATTTTGAATAGTCACTTTTTGCAATCTCATATTTGGTAATGGTTACATGATCTCCATCTGTCTTGACTTGCGCTGTTGGTAGTTCTACTTCACTTGTTTCATCAATAATATCATTATATTTGACTTGGAGTTTGTTGGGTTCCACTGTAATTCCATCGGGGACGGCCTTCAAGAAGTTTATTTCTACAATATCTTTAAATTCATAATAATTCCCTCCGGATATGCATGATATGGATAATTTATATAGGCCAACTTGCATATCTTTGGTGCTATTTATAGATATGAATCCATCATTTGGGTCGATAGTAAAACAATCTCCGGAATAGGCTTCACCTTTTAAAGTTACTTTGGTTATAGCAAAATCAGAAGGTGTATTTCCTTTATAAGTTGGGCTACTAATTCTTCCACTCATCGAAGGACCTATATCAGTCATACCTGAGTAGAATATTGTGAATTTAGTAGAATCGGTAGTTTCTGTATCATCACAAGATGTATAAACTACACTCATTATAACTATCATCAGACTCATTATAAGCCTTGATTTGGTTTTTAATAATGCATGTTTCATTTCTTAGATATATTAATTAAGTGTGTATGATAAATTATATTCTTTATTATCAATAATTACTTTTACTGATGTTCCATTTGCATGGAATGTTCCAGCGGCTTCATCATCTGCTATATCTGTAAATGTGGCTGTCATGTTGATGTTTGCTGCTTCCGCGCCATCATTAATTGGATAAATTATGCTAATGAATCTTGCAGCACCATTTACTATTTTAGGTTTACGTATGGTAACTTGATAACCTTTACGTTCGGTTTTTTGTCCTATATCATTAGAAGTATTAGTCGTTTTTACGGATGCGCTATAATCGTTGGCTGTTTCAACAAAGGTTCTAAGCATGATATTGTTATTGTCGCTAAAAGCCGTATGTGCACCGTAAATATGGCTGTCTTTTTGTCCTTCGTCTATTACGACATCGCTCGATGCGTTTTCAATAGGACATAAATGAAAATTCACATTGATGTTACTGTTATGGTCTGCTGTGGTATCATATCCTTCATCTACTATCACAAAGAACTTTTGATTAACAAAAAATACAGAACGGCGATGGGTCAAATTCAGATGTTTTTCACCTGAAACAGTATATGTCGGATTTTCAGTAACTAAGACATCGTAGGATGTTGCTTCATCCGTCTTTGTTGTTAATTGAAGCAATTTCCCTTTCATACTATCATCAGGTATTGTTTTACTCATTATGGTTAACGTGTTATGTCTGGCTGTTCCGCGATAGGTCTCTCTATCGCTCCCACTGTATGCGTATGACCCTGCGTCAGGGAAGAAATTACGTCCTTTTTTATATAAACTAAATGTACCGTTATCTGGTTGACAGTGATATTTATTATTAGGATTATTGTTGTTTTTTAGGATCATCATCATAGATTGGTCATCCCATTTATTACGCAGAATATAATATCCTCCATTTGTATAAGCTTTTTGTAAATAAGTAGGTGTGGATCCACTTTGCCTTTCTGAAGCCATCCATTGTATTTCTTGATCATCCGGGAACATTTCTGCATACTTTTTGAAATTTTTAATGAGTACACTTTTTCCTAAACGACTGGAACGGGTATCATTAAAGTTTTCTACACTGTAATTAGGATAAGTGATATCCATGACAAAATGAGCAGGTAATTTTAACTTCTCAAGGTATCCTGCCGGAAATCCGCCAGCTTTATTATTTAATTGAGCTACTCTGTAAGTTTCATAAAAATCAGAGATGGCACCAACGTGGTAGCTAATGTCAAATTCGTAATGTACTCCATCTGCAAGGAACTGTTTATCTATTTGTTCTCCTAGTTTCTGAGAACCTTCTGATAGCCATTCATTGGCATTCTTGAACTCAGGCATAAGTATGCCTGCCATTGCTACAGCTTGTGCTTGGGTAACCAGAATGTTACCTTCTTTATAATAATTCAAACGAATACATTCTACTTCTTTGGCAAATGCTGTCAAGAAGACAGAGAGCCATTCTGGCGTGAAATTTTTAGATTGAATGAAATAAGTCATGATATCTATCTGTGAGATAACTCTTTCAGCTACCTGTAAACCTTTCCATTGATAATCAACATCATTCTCTTTTCCTCCTTCTTCGGGGAATGTTGTTCCTTCTTCATAAGGAAAAGTCTTAAGCCAATCCGAGTAAACATTGATCCATGATTCTGCATATTTTTCATCACGACTTGTGCGATAGGCTTTTGCTTGTGGAAGCATCCATTGATGGCGATGAATCTGATATTTAAATTCTTGGTCAGTGACTTTACTGGGAATGAACGACCAGTCTATTTTATTATCTTTGGTAAAAGAATAATAGATCTCTTTTCCATCCTCAACTCGCTCTGCAAATCCTCTAACATAAAATCTGTTTTCTAATGCTTGGTCAGCTATATTTAGTTCAGATGCCGTAATTGGTGTGTTCATCAGTTGAATATTAGGGTTGATGACACTTGTCCGATTTCTGTAATATTCTAATAATTCATTTACTGCATAGTAGTATTTCCCTGAATTATAAAATTCTTTAGCTTTTTCCAGTCCTGGATAATCAAGATTGATAACTGCAAATAGTTTTTCATCGATCACATCATTAGGTTGATTAGGAGGAAGCATATCTATGTCTATATTGCCTCCGGTCAATATTTCCTCCTCGTTGTCTGAGCATCCGGCAAATGCTAGCAGACCGAACATACAAATAAAGAAGATGTTCTTCATACTTTATTAGGTTTTAATTATTAAAAGTTATATTTTACTGTTTGCAAATGTAATCTGTTTATTTAGAAATGATGATTTGTCCTGTTCACACTTTGTTCAAAAAATGATTTTTTGATATTAATATTGTTGAATCATATATTAATAATGTTTAGAAAAACGGTTTTTAGGCTGATATTAAGCTTTTTATACATCATAATGTAACTTTCATCCTATTCTTTTATGAAATGAACTAATTCATTTTGATACGGGAGGGAAACGGTACGGAGACGAACTAAACGCTAGTTGTCAATAAGAGATAAGCTGTCTTAATACTGTGTTTAGTTTCCTATCTTCTATAAATAATAATTAGCTCTACATTCTAGTTTGCGTTCCACTTAAGTAGAACTATCGCTCTACTTAAGTGGAACGCAAATTTATTAGGGAACGAAGAAAATAATAGCTCCAAGAAGAATTATTAAAAAGACTATTGTGCTAGATTAATCCTTGTAACTATGAATTTAGCTCAAAACCCTACTGAAAAAAAGAAAAGTACTGTTTTATACATTGGGGTTGTTTGTTATGTATAAACTCTCTTCCAATCCAAAAATATTATGATTTTTACGGATTGGATTCCGTAAAAATCATAATATTTTTGGATTTACCTCTCTAGTTGTTTATCCCTTTGCCTTCTTAATATACTCTGTAGGCAAACATCCGAAATACTTTTTGAAACTCGTAGCAAAGTAAGACGGCGTATTAAATCCTACCATTGTGCTGACTTCTGCTATTGTATAACGGCCATCCTTCAGTAGTTTTGCCGCTTCATTGAAACGAATCTTGCGTATAAAGTCGATAGTCGATTCACCTGTGATAGCTTTCAATTTGAGGTGCAGATTAGAACGGCTCATATTCATTTCTCTGGCGAACTCGTCGGTAGAGAATTCAATATTATCCATATTCTTTTCTACGATGGCAACGGCACGTTTCAACAAAGCTTCATCCATGGCGTTGAACGTAATCTTTTCCGGTTCCACTTCCAGAGATTTGGAATACCGTTCAAGCATACGCCTGCGGGTACGCATCATATTCTGTATCTTCGTAGTCAGGATAGCCAGCGAGAATGGTTTCGGGATATAATCATCTGCGCCCATTTGCAGGCCTTCCATCTGATCTTTGGTTTCGCTTTTGGCAGACAGGATAATCACAGGAATGTGACAGGTACGGATATTCTGCTTCACATTCTTGCATAGCTTGATACCATCCATCACAGGCATCATGACATCAGTCACAATAATGTCCACTTCATTCTCTTTCAGCTTTTCCAGGGCTTCTTCACCATTTCCGGCTTCCAGTGTATTAAAAAGTTCGGCAAGTCCGCTACTTAGATAATGGCGGATTTCATTATTGTCTTCTACGATAAGAATCGTACCACGTTTCTTGTCACCAGTTTCGATCGTTTCGTTTTCTACTTTTTCCGTATCAATGAAATACATCTCTTTCGAGTTGGTAGAATAAACTTGGTCCTCCTCATTTTTAGCGTCATTAGAAGCTAATTCGGAAGATTTATAGATATTTATATCCTGTGGCAGATAAACAGAGAAAGTACTGCCTTTGCCTTCTTCACTGTCTAACTCAATACGTCCGTGATGCAGTTCCACCAAACGTTGTACCAGTGACAGCCCGATACCACTTCCTACGTGCTCACTCTCTATCTGATAGAAACGTTCGAATATTTTCCCCTGCTTGTTGATAGGAATACCAATACCGGTGTCACTAACTTGCAGTACCAGCCAATTGTTTTCCTCTTTCAACGTAACAGTAATGCTTTGCCCGCTTTCTGTATATTTGAAAGCATTTGAAAGCAGGTTATTAACGATCAGTTCCAGATAATTCGGATCGAAAAGTTCCTCTTTTTCTTCCAGTTCGGAGTGGAGAGTATAAGTAATCTTCTTGTGGCGTGCCAGTTTATCGTAGAACAAGAAATTATCCTGTATCAGTTGATGCGCATTCTCTTTCTTCACTTTCAGCTCGAAAACTCCCAATTCGGCACGGCGATAATCCATCAACTGGTTGACAAGATGCAACAGACGATTGGCGTTGCGTTGGATATATTCCAGTTGGTTACGAGTCCAACGATCACTAATCTTATTGATTATTTCTTGTAAAGGAGCTAAGATGAGAGTTAATGGCGTGCGAAGCTCGTGCGAAATATTGATGAAGAAACGCATCTTCATCTGGTTGATTTCTTCTTGATGCTCCTTGTCCCTGCGTTCAAGTTCCAGTTCCGCTTCCATACTCTTACGCATCCAGAAGAAGCGGAAGACGAAAGTGATAAACCCGATAAAAGTGGCGAGGAAAATCATGATTGCCCACCAGGTCTTGTACCAGATAGGGAGAACTATGATTTCCAACATTGTAGGTACAGTATTCCATTTTCCGTCACTATTGGCAGCTTTTACCAAAAAGTGATAAGTGCCTTGTGGCAGGTTGGAGTAGGAGACAGTACGTTTATCTGTCAGATAATACCACTCTTTGTCATATCCTTCCAGTTTATAAGCGAAAGTATTATGTTGTCCGGAAATATAATTGGATACTACAAATTCAATCGTGAAAGCAGTTTGCCATGATTTCAGGGTAATACTTTCTGTCTCATTGATATTCTTAGTCAGGATACCGGTTTCATCATCCGGGCGAACTGTCTTGTTAAACAGTTGAAGTTTGGTGATAACTACCGGAGGCGTATAAGGGTTATCCAGCAACAGTTCCGGGCGGAAAGTAGTGATCCCGTTGATACCCCCGAAATACATTTGACCGCTTGAAGTACG includes:
- a CDS encoding SusC/RagA family TonB-linked outer membrane protein, giving the protein MYNTITKSIKLRGYITLLALIFTISLQAQNITVKGVVVDETDTPLIGATVMVKGASTGAITDFDGNFTLTTSKGSIISFSYIGYKTQEIKYTGQSPMNVKMVPDNKTLDEVIVVGYGSMKRGDLTGSVASVASKDIEGYKSSSVMGALGGQIAGVQITQTDGTPGAGFNINIRGVGTLTGDASPLYIVDGFQVDNIDYLSNSDIESIEVLKDASSAAIYGARAANGVVMVSTKSGKVGRPVINYNGSASYRKISKMLDVLSPYEFVKLQGEIKTEYANSYYKSGNDDNGIPYLYQSAEDYIGMKGVDWQEETFNPTWSQDHNLSISGGSDNTKYTASFSRYIENGIFKNSGFDKTTGKIRFNQKITKNITFDTTVNYAQTNRKGVGTSADSGRFNMLAQILSARPTGGLKLTDEDLLNSAIDPEMLETGESLAQVNPVMQTESVTNNKRGEMWSANASITWQIIKGLTFKTAGTYNTTDSRTDIFYKTGSKEAYRNGEKPYGRTQMGRDVRWTNYNNLTWKQKIKKHTYDVMLGHEVSFKSSEYLLGEAMDFPFDNLGNDNLGIGATPSKVSSSYNDKMLLSFFARGNYNYDNRYLLTATIRADGSTVFSQKNKWGYFPSFSAAWRVSEEAFMKDIKWLSNFKVRFGWGTVGNDRISNYLSLDLYEASKYGVGNNTVTVLTPKQLKNANLKWEGSNTVNLGVDLGFFDSRLNITADFFIKNTKDLLLAQSLAHITGFNSQMQNIGKIQNKGFELNVNSINIQTRDFTWNTNFNISFIKNTLKSLASGVDAMYARSGFDSNFTAYDYIAKVGESLGLIYGYEFDGIYQSSDFYTKPGDPTLYLKDGVVNDPRYSTKEPLRPGVVKYKDQDGDGKITTKDRTVIGSAIPKWYGGITNTLNYKGIDFSFMLQFNYGNDVYNATRLYSTQSRSGRRNMLAEVADRWSPTNASNKVPLYNGYITNDVYSRFVEDGSFLRLKNITLGYTLPKKWTSKFYVSRLRVYATGQNLFCVTGYSGYDPEVSTAGSNPMTPGLDWGAYPKSKVFTFGLDIQF
- the hepC gene encoding heparin-sulfate lyase HepC, coding for MKNIFFICMFGLLAFAGCSDNEEEILTGGNIDIDMLPPNQPNDVIDEKLFAVINLDYPGLEKAKEFYNSGKYYYAVNELLEYYRNRTSVINPNIQLMNTPITASELNIADQALENRFYVRGFAERVEDGKEIYYSFTKDNKIDWSFIPSKVTDQEFKYQIHRHQWMLPQAKAYRTSRDEKYAESWINVYSDWLKTFPYEEGTTFPEEGGKENDVDYQWKGLQVAERVISQIDIMTYFIQSKNFTPEWLSVFLTAFAKEVECIRLNYYKEGNILVTQAQAVAMAGILMPEFKNANEWLSEGSQKLGEQIDKQFLADGVHYEFDISYHVGAISDFYETYRVAQLNNKAGGFPAGYLEKLKLPAHFVMDITYPNYSVENFNDTRSSRLGKSVLIKNFKKYAEMFPDDQEIQWMASERQSGSTPTYLQKAYTNGGYYILRNKWDDQSMMMILKNNNNPNNKYHCQPDNGTFSLYKKGRNFFPDAGSYAYSGSDRETYRGTARHNTLTIMSKTIPDDSMKGKLLQLTTKTDEATSYDVLVTENPTYTVSGEKHLNLTHRRSVFFVNQKFFVIVDEGYDTTADHNSNINVNFHLCPIENASSDVVIDEGQKDSHIYGAHTAFSDNNNIMLRTFVETANDYSASVKTTNTSNDIGQKTERKGYQVTIRKPKIVNGAARFISIIYPINDGAEAANINMTATFTDIADDEAAGTFHANGTSVKVIIDNKEYNLSYTLN
- a CDS encoding RagB/SusD family nutrient uptake outer membrane protein, with protein sequence MKKILYYIAISVICALPFNSCTLDEETSTDVEKKNFMRDAKEAEIVLQGVYRSTIEDGQYGYHLSILFNLGTDMEQAEGNSTENYRIIPANAFPTTQSEVQTTWSSLYAGVYNANDFLERISSKINTYSDTDRQLATLYIAEARALRAMFYFELVRRYGNIALMTNTEMSKQDPRTFVQVKPEKVYEFIEDDLLYASRILPYAQDDQYRIDNSYRFSRGAALGLLSKVYATWAGYPVYDESKWEEAAKTARTLIESGKHALLSDYEQLWKNTCNGVWDPTESLIEISFYSPTVSGNSDPVGRIGKWNGVKTTSIAGQRGSCAGNVKVVHTFVTEWREHPQDLRCDLSVANYKYDDDKVLWTKGKNDTDYSAKEKDKDPSKGQKEKQNYTPAKWDIEKYVTTSKLINNDKSNVNWYFLRYADVLLLYAEALNEWKHGPTDEAYEAINMVRRRGFGNPSKTSICDLKDLNEEDFRKAVYQERAYELAFEGHRRMDLIRWGIYYETIQKTYNDLLNWWTAETEFNYVVYRHTVKGKHELFPIPQRDMDLMIKFNQNPNWE
- a CDS encoding surface glycan-binding family protein, which encodes MKHALLKTKSRLIMSLMIVIMSVVYTSCDDTETTDSTKFTIFYSGMTDIGPSMSGRISSPTYKGNTPSDFAITKVTLKGEAYSGDCFTIDPNDGFISINSTKDMQVGLYKLSISCISGGNYYEFKDIVEINFLKAVPDGITVEPNKLQVKYNDIIDETSEVELPTAQVKTDGDHVTITKYEIAKSDYSKYFDITKSGKISIIKGSTALLPGIYNISLKLTTGASSEDEGIFENALEINVTSAPFGLEYTPNEDMLEAENDKSGKTSFQSNAPALKGSLEGIEYSIKNITPTTDKIKIDPTTGVLSVDKDHGLQSGNNYVISIHVKNNFGEEDFNNAFTLQVVEYIEPISGFEYETSIDKYQYSKFTISPKEGLKGDNIQFSLINEPDALKGQIEFDAQTGTISVEKGNTIPQGNYPLTVRATNSKNAENPADATFTLNIIENPNYFTDIRYGNNIDVPEENNANQFRITEDNEANADATLKSFTFPSPQTGLKGNVSVAWSIKNGNNCDNLTIDSNTGKISFNQEATWPADKNGVKANTIGFCYVTATAGTDKDSQISQTTLVFIHYDLKANNGVHIHYNPFVFQADPKNGGNSTVPLVTVNGITTTSNFALDYRRSFNYYPTEGTLVKGAPGAAGSFLNELWTTYYKAMDIKLSTGSRNPMSYYGSVYDMSHSKKLPNQSDRLSVALAYVVPNDLTIHISPNIWKNSNGEYANGIMVGEMTFLTNVTVDTTETGESLKNGKKIAPIIIWFDKKFIK